In the genome of Hydractinia symbiolongicarpus strain clone_291-10 chromosome 5, HSymV2.1, whole genome shotgun sequence, one region contains:
- the LOC130646083 gene encoding uncharacterized protein LOC130646083 — MNTTNVTATNYVIYPIKSWWTYLMTTMSYLVVILNSLTMHIIARRGFTQHRTCKMCFCFLIISHLVVGVSGSIAFTGELFTNSNAHNRVNLYEDIVVSLYHASYTATFSGIVLVTLDRLIAIKVPFFYATLTRKFVLVCIAGGLLLPLAVFLLLITTPDATAYIIFMGAIFLSSLVLGISNMMVYMELKSHLKAILKTMVSNSDKERRNNEKTMYSRQLQAARVSLFIVISFILFWLPTGIGAAGRFLQGKHSTFSQNSLVYRLALGAFTYGNSLSDPIMYVLMNKEMKKELFYMLRKVRKGTVQREDVTMTTMEHFTSN, encoded by the coding sequence ATGAATACAACAAACGTAACAGCTACTAATTACGTCATTTATCCTATCAAATCATGGTGGACATATTTGATGACAACTATGTCTTACTTGGTCGTGATTCTAAATTCTCTCACTATGCATATTATTGCAAGAAGAGGTTTTACACAACACAGAACATgcaaaatgtgtttttgttttctaatcATCTCCCATCTTGTTGTGGGCGTGTCAGGATCGATCGCTTTTACTGGAGAATTGTTCACTAACAGTAACGCGCATAACCGCGTCAACTTGTATGAAGACATCGTCGTGTCGCTCTATCATGCGTCATATACTGCTACCTTTTCAGGGATTGTATTAGTCACACTGGACAGGCTAATAGCTATCAAAGTTCCATTCTTTTATGCAACGTTGACAAGAAAATTTGTTTTGGTTTGCATCGCTGGTGGCTTGTTACTACCCCTAGCAGTATTTTTATTGTTGATAACAACACCTGATGCAACTGCCTACATCATATTTATGGGTGCCATCTTTCTTTCCTCGTTAGTATTAGGAATTTCAAACATGATGGTTTATATGGAACTCAAGAGTCatttaaaagcaattttaaaaactatggtTTCGAACTCAGATAAAGAACGAAGAAACAATGAGAAAACCATGTACTCCAGACAACTACAAGCAGCTCGCGTTAGTTTGTttattgttatttcttttattttgttttggttgCCAACTGGAATCGGTGCTGCTGGTCGATTTCTACAAGGAAAACACTCAACATTTTCCCAAAATTCTTTAGTATATCGACTCGCTTTAGGCGCATTTACATATGGGAACTCTCTATCAGATCCGATCATGTACGTATTAATGAACAAGGAGATGAAGAAAGAATTATTTTACATGTTACGTAAGGTTAGGAAAGGTACAGTGCAACGGGAAGACGTTACTATGACTACCATGGAACACTTTACGTCCAATTAG
- the LOC130645673 gene encoding SCO-spondin-like, with protein sequence MATKYIVFLYLLKSVSTDILRLECKQEAKFNDITTNKKLVPVGQPLDRVIVKGKSACVTHCMLKKHCSSINYNRKTLECELLREVTQDVGVSLNESDGWSHLQTSGDELTLGENCEIMSPCGGHKCRDTCTLKGYRCLCSPGFVGAECTSYLGPGAYFDYPSWSIEYLRSQREFGLQDGFYWLVNSTNGKTEYRYVDVSNTKFDGTYQQPAVSCAQLFDDYPLLPNGEYWLNLNGTQKKFCQHAAVNGVWSAWINNNDCSVTCGDGQETRTRTCNNPAPSHGGNQCVDSKGGYELIESGVVACTRSSCPPAVNGVWGAWVNNNDCSVTCGSGQETRTRTCNNPAPSHGGNECIDSNGANALTEQENIPCTQSPCPAAVDGVWSAWINNNDCSVTCGDGQETRTRTCNNPAPSHGGSQCVDLNGANALTEEENIPCTRSPCPVHGVWGAWVNNNDCSVTCGSGQETRTRTCNNPAPSNGGNECVDLNGANALTEQGTTPCTQSSCPAAVDGVWSAWINNNDCSVTCGDGQETRTRTCNNPAPSHGGSQCVDLNGANALTEEENIPCTQSPCPVHGVWGAWVNNNDCSVTCGSGQKTRTRTCNNPAPSNGGNECVDLNGANALTEQGTTPCTQSSCPAAVDGVWSAWINNNDCSVTCGDGQETRTRTCNNPAPSHGGSQCVDLNGANALTEEENIPCTQSSCPVNGVWSAWINNNDCSVTCGDGQETRTRTCNNPAPSHGGSQCVDLNGANALTEEENIPCTQSSCPVNGVWSAWINNNDCSVTCGDGQETRTRTCNNPAPSHGGSQCVDLNGANALTEEENIPCTQSSCPVNGVWSAWINNNDCSVTCGDGQETKTRTCNNPAPSHGGSQCVDLNDANALTEQGTTPCTQSPCPVHGNWSAWINNNDCSVTCGDGQETRSRTCNNPAPSHGGNLCLDSKNNRVWTEQGTIPCTQNPCPVNGDWSSWSGWTSCSQTCGTGNMVRTRTCTNPTPANGGDDCAVTGGTNTIESENQNCNQFLCPDYKCTFETADLAPTDCGITFDIVDTRWFVWANSTHSPGTGPAADHTYGLSNPIGYYIYFESSTEKYNIDLNNENDFEQTYNWISIKDQAPFSGDRCFTFWMQIYQSQSTVHDMGVFTVKQIDQVTSTEHILYHTDENQASDSWIPRKAPLHPTVNNYEIQFYATKGHGRINDKGVDDIMIFPTACNNIELSNYFD encoded by the exons ATGGCGACAAAATACATAGTGTTTCTTTACCTACTTAAAAGCGTGAGCACAGATATTTTAAGATTAGAATGTAAACAAGAAGCAAAATTTAATGATatcacaacaaacaaaaaacttgtTCCTGTCGGTCAGCCGCTTGATCGTGTCATTGTAAAGGGAAAGAGCGCATGTGTAACACATTGCATGTTAAAGAAACACTGTTCTTCCATTAACTACAATCGTAAAACGTTGGAATGCGAACTGCTGCGAGAGGTGACACAGGATGTTGGAGTAAGCCTTAATGAAAGTGACGGGTGGAGTCATTTGCAGACAAGTGGTGACGAGCTTACG CTTGGTGAGAATTGTGAGATTATGTCTCCCTGTGGCGGGCACAAATGTCGCGATACATGCACACTGAAAGGCTACAGGTGTCTTTGTTCACCTGGTTTTGTTGGAGCAGAGTGCACATCCTACCTAG GTCCTGGCGCCTATTTCGATTACCCATCTTGGTCTATTGAATACTTGAGAAGTCAGCGTGAGTTCGGATTGCAGGACGGTTTTTACTGGCTAGTCAATTCAACTAATGGGAAAACAGAATATCGCTATGTTGATGTTTCAAACACCAAAT TTGATGGAACATATCAACAGCCTGCAGTATCGTGTGCTCAACTATTTGATGATTATCCTTTGTTGCCAAATGGTGAATACTGGTTGAATCTGAATGgtactcaaaaaaaattttgccaGCATG CTGCTGTCAATGGTGTTTGGAGTGCTTGGATAAACAACAATGATTGTTCTGTTACTTGTGGAGATGGACAAGAGACAAGAACACGTACTTGCAATAACCCAGCTCCATCTCATGGAGGGAATCAATGTGTTGATTCAAAGGGTGGTTATGAGTTAATAGAATCTGGAGTTGTGGCATGCACAAGGTCGTCTTGTCCAC CTGCTGTGAATGGTGTTTGGGGTGCTTGGGTAAACAACAATGATTGCTCTGTTACTTGCGGAAGTGGACAGGAGACAAGAACACGTACCTGCAATAACCCAGCTCCATCTCACGGAGGGAATGAATGTATTGATTCAAATGGCGCTAATGCTTTAACAGAGCAAGAAAATATTCCATGCACACAAAGTCCTTGTCCAG CTGCTGTTGATGGTGTTTGGAGTGCTTGGATAAACAACAATGATTGTTCTGTTACTTGTGGAGATGGACAAGAGACAAGAACACGTACTTGCAATAACCCAGCTCCATCTCATGGAGGGAGTCAATGTGTTGATTTAAATGGTGCTAATGCTTTAACAGAGGAAGAAAATATTCCATGCACACGAAGTCCTTGTCCAG TGCATGGTGTTTGGGGTGCTTGGGTGAACAACAATGATTGTTCTGTTACTTGTGGAAGTGGACAGGAAACAAGAACACGTACCTGCAATAACCCAGCTCCATCTAATGGAGGGAATGAATGTGTTGATTTAAATGGTGCTAATGCTTTAACAGAGCAAGGAACTACCCCATGCACACAAAGTTCGTGTCCAG CTGCTGTTGATGGTGTTTGGAGTGCTTGGATAAACAACAATGATTGTTCTGTTACTTGTGGAGATGGACAAGAGACAAGAACACGTACTTGCAATAACCCAGCTCCATCTCATGGAGGGAGTCAATGTGTTGATTTAAATGGTGCTAATGCTTTAACAGAGGAAGAAAATATTCCATGCACACAAAGTCCTTGTCCAG TGCATGGTGTTTGGGGTGCTTGGGTGAACAACAATGATTGTTCTGTTACTTGTGGAAGTGGACAGAAAACAAGAACACGTACCTGCAATAACCCAGCTCCATCTAATGGAGGGAATGAATGTGTTGATTTAAATGGTGCTAATGCTTTAACAGAGCAAGGAACTACCCCATGCACACAAAGTTCGTGTCCAG CTGCTGTTGATGGTGTTTGGAGTGCTTGGATAAACAACAATGATTGTTCTGTTACTTGTGGAGATGGACAAGAGACAAGAACACGTACTTGCAATAACCCAGCTCCATCTCATGGAGGGAGTCAATGTGTTGATTTAAATGGTGCTAATGCTTTAACAGAGGAAGAAAATATTCCATGCACACAAAGTTCGTGTCCAG tgaATGGTGTTTGGAGTGCTTGGATAAACAACAATGATTGTTCTGTTACTTGTGGAGATGGACAAGAGACAAGAACACGTACTTGCAATAACCCAGCTCCATCTCATGGAGGGAGTCAATGTGTTGATTTAAATGGTGCTAATGCTTTAACAGAGGAAGAAAATATTCCATGCACACAAAGTTCGTGTCCAG tgaATGGTGTTTGGAGTGCTTGGATAAACAACAATGATTGTTCTGTTACTTGTGGAGATGGACAAGAGACAAGAACACGTACTTGCAATAACCCAGCTCCATCTCATGGAGGGAGTCAATGTGTTGATTTAAATGGTGCTAATGCTTTAACAGAGGAAGAAAATATTCCATGCACACAAAGTTCGTGTCCAG tgaATGGTGTTTGGAGTGCTTGGATAAACAACAATGATTGTTCTGTTACTTGTGGAGATGGACAGGAGACAAAAACACGTACTTGCAATAATCCAGCTCCATCTCATGGAGGGAGTCAATGTGTTGATTTAAATGATGCTAATGCTTTAACAGAGCAAGGAACTACCCCATGCACACAAAGTCCTTGTCCAG TGCATGGAAACTGGAGTGCTTGGATAAACAACAATGATTGTTCTGTTACTTGTGGAGATGGACAAGAGACAAGAAGTCGTACCTGCAATAACCCAGCTCCATCTCATGGAGGAAATTTGTGTCTTGATTCCAAAAATAATAGAGTATGGACAGAGCAAGGGACTATTCCATGCACACAAAACCCTTGCCCAG TCAATGGTGACTGGAGCTCATGGAGTGGGTGGACATCATGTTCGCAAACGTGTGGAACAGGTAACATGGTGCGGACACGAACATGTACGAATCCAACACCAGCCAACGGAGGAGACGATTGTGCTGTGACGGGAGGAACAAACACGATTGAAAGTGAAAATCAAAATTGTAACCAATTTCTCTGTCCAG ATTACAAGTGCACATTTGAGACAGCAGATTTGGCTCCAACAGATTGCGGTATAACATTTGATATTGTTGACACTCGCTGGTTTGTGTGGGCAAATAGCACACATTCCCCAGGTACTGGTCCAGCGGCTGACCACACTTATG GGTTATCTAATCCGATTGGTTACTACATTTACTTCGAAAGCAGCactgaaaaatataatatagaTCTAAATAATGAGAACGATTTTGAGCAAACTTACAATTGGATTTCAATAAAAGATCAAGCCCCATTTTCTGGTGATAGGTGTTTTACTTTTTGGATGCAAATTTACCAGTCACAATCGACCGTCCACGATATGGGAGTATTCACTGTCAAGCAAATTGATCAAGTGACAAGTACAGAGCATATCTTGTATCATACTGATGAAAATCAAGCAAGTGATAGTTGGATACCGCGGAAAGCTCCGTTACACCCCACAGTCAACAACTACGAG ATTCAATTCTATGCCACAAAAGGCCACGGACGAATAAACGATAAAGGGGTTGATGATATTATGATCTTCCCAACTGCCTGCAATAATATTGAG CTATCAAATTATTTCGATTGA
- the LOC130645670 gene encoding protein CMSS1-like — MADDLDDNFWVKEDISDEKIETKDENENTHSESDKKSNKRKVKKRKLKDLTNENKHESPAVESKKKKKKKKKKNSCAVEEIENLPPTVTLLWDFFESELNKSLTTFEIEDLKPSNDDWFLDDSTSERDTKEMSAYLSNVISDWTDKCVKLTEDDLHSSPILLIVTLSAIRAVDVLRATSTFRGEKCKTMKLFAKHMKVNEQLERLKTNVVHLGVGTPNRISKLIEEGGINTKRLKYVIIDWSWKDLKQRRITSMPGVKDELLSLFKTYFLPRCKKNKLWVGLF; from the exons ACGATTTGGATGACAATTTTTGGGTCAAAGAAGACATCAGCGATGAGAAGATTGAAACCAAAGACGAGAATGAAAATACTCATTCTGAGagtg ACAAGAAAAGTAATAAACGAAaagtaaagaaaagaaaactgaaAGATCTAACGAATGAAAATAAGCACGAATCACCTGCGGTGGAgagcaagaaaaaaaagaagaagaagaaaaagaaaaattcttgcGCAGTGGAGGAG ATCGAAAATTTACCACCTACTGTCACCCTGCTGTGGGATTTTTTTGAATCAGAACTGAACAAAAGCTTGACAACATTCGAAATAGAAGATCTAAAACCCAGCAACG ATGATTGGTTTTTGGACGACAGCACCTCAGAACGAGACACAAAAGAAATGTCTGCTTATCTATCAAATG TTATATCAGATTGGACAGACAAATGTGTGAAATTAACAGAAGATGATTTGCATAGTTCACCAATACTTTTAATAGTTACGCTTTCAGCTATCAGAGCAGTGGATGTGTTAAG AGCTACTTCAACTTTTCGCGGCGAAAAATGTAAAACGATGAAATTATTCGCCAAACATATGAAG gTTAATGAGCAGTTGGAACGATTAAAAACTAATGTTGTTCACCTTGGTGTTGGAACACCTAACAGAATATCCAAACTCATAGAAGAGG GTGGCATCAATACAAAACGTTTGAAATACGTCATCATAGACTGGTCGTGGAAAGACTTAAAACAACGTCGCATCACTTCAATGCCAGGTGTTAAAGACGAGTTACTTTCGCtctttaaaacttattttttaccgagatgcaagaaaaacaaattatgGGTCGGgttgttttaa